A region from the Leeia speluncae genome encodes:
- a CDS encoding polyamine ABC transporter substrate-binding protein, which produces MKLFKRSFMGVSLAFAALTAFAAEEKVLNIYNWNDYIAKDTIAKFEKETGIKVKYDVYDSNETLQAKLLTGHTGYDIVVPSLEFAGKQIQSGVHRPLNKALFKNYGNLDATIMQKLAVADPGNKFLVPYMWFTAGLGINEAKVSKALGGQLPTDMWRLVFDPVYTSKLKSCGIAYMDTPSDMFTMANIYFGKSGNDFSKATLDATTQGLLKVRKDIKVFNSSPIDLLANGDVCVAVGYSGDVYMARNRAIEANNGQKIRYVIPGKGTMLTVDSMVIPKDAKHPENAQRFMDFIMRPDIVAAISNEVYYANANTKATALVKKDISTDPGIYLPEGLKKQLVAKKVIPAEEQRLLTQYFTKFKTSK; this is translated from the coding sequence TTGAAGTTGTTTAAACGTTCATTCATGGGCGTAAGCCTAGCTTTTGCCGCGCTAACTGCTTTTGCTGCAGAAGAAAAAGTTCTAAATATCTACAACTGGAATGATTACATCGCCAAAGACACGATTGCCAAGTTTGAAAAAGAAACAGGCATTAAGGTCAAATACGATGTGTACGATAGTAACGAAACCCTTCAAGCAAAATTGCTGACTGGGCACACAGGATACGATATTGTTGTTCCTTCTCTTGAGTTTGCCGGAAAGCAAATTCAAAGTGGTGTCCACCGTCCATTAAACAAGGCGTTATTCAAGAACTACGGCAATTTAGACGCAACCATTATGCAAAAGCTAGCGGTTGCAGATCCTGGCAATAAGTTTTTAGTACCTTACATGTGGTTTACTGCTGGGCTTGGTATCAACGAAGCCAAAGTGAGTAAAGCATTAGGTGGCCAACTACCAACTGATATGTGGCGCCTTGTATTTGACCCTGTTTACACCAGTAAATTAAAATCTTGTGGCATTGCCTACATGGATACGCCAAGTGATATGTTCACCATGGCAAACATCTATTTCGGGAAAAGTGGCAATGATTTTAGTAAAGCCACTTTAGATGCTACAACCCAAGGGCTATTAAAAGTCCGTAAAGATATTAAAGTCTTTAACTCTTCGCCAATTGATCTATTGGCTAACGGTGATGTTTGCGTTGCAGTTGGATATTCGGGCGATGTGTATATGGCTAGAAATCGCGCTATTGAAGCGAATAATGGTCAGAAAATTCGTTATGTCATCCCGGGCAAAGGAACCATGCTGACCGTTGATAGTATGGTGATTCCAAAAGATGCCAAACACCCTGAAAATGCCCAGCGTTTCATGGACTTTATTATGCGTCCTGATATTGTTGCGGCCATTTCCAATGAAGTTTACTACGCCAATGCAAATACTAAAGCAACTGCGTTAGTGAAAAAGGACATTTCAACAGACCCTGGTATCTATCTACCAGAAGGCCTAAAGAAACAATTAGTTGCGAAAAAAGTGATCCCAGCGGAAGAGCAAAGATTACTAACACAGTATTTTACGAAGTTTAAAACCTCAAAATAA
- a CDS encoding ABC transporter ATP-binding protein — translation MKSDSYLQIQNIVKKFGDTTAVDNVNLTIKKNEIFALLGSSGCGKSTLLRMMAGMESPTSGKIIVDGQDVTALPPYKRPINMMFQSYALFPHMTVEQNIAFGLKQDKLPSDEIADRVIKMLDLVQMRKFAKRKPHQLSGGQQQRVALARSLAKRPKLLLLDEPLGALDKKLRQQTQLELVNVIEKVGVTCIMVTHDQEEAMTMASRIAIMSEGSLLQVGSPNEIYEHPNCRFTAEFIGETNIFDGKLLVDEPGYIIVESTDLNRGIYINHGVTGPAGMELAVSIRPERIHVTKQEPSAQYNWAQGEVKEIAYLGSYSIYHVRLASGRVIHANVPASVWRDETPPTWGDKVFVSWSEQAGVVLTS, via the coding sequence GTGAAGTCGGATTCATACTTGCAAATTCAGAATATCGTCAAGAAATTTGGCGATACCACTGCGGTGGATAATGTTAATTTAACCATTAAAAAGAATGAAATCTTCGCATTATTAGGAAGTTCTGGCTGCGGTAAGTCAACCTTGCTAAGGATGATGGCCGGGATGGAAAGCCCAACGTCAGGCAAAATTATTGTAGATGGGCAGGATGTAACCGCCTTACCACCATACAAACGCCCAATTAACATGATGTTCCAGTCTTATGCGTTATTCCCGCATATGACTGTAGAACAAAACATTGCGTTTGGTCTAAAGCAGGACAAACTACCATCAGATGAAATCGCTGATCGCGTGATTAAAATGTTGGATTTGGTGCAGATGCGTAAGTTCGCAAAGCGTAAGCCACACCAATTGTCTGGTGGCCAGCAGCAGCGTGTAGCATTGGCGCGCTCATTAGCTAAGCGCCCAAAATTGCTTCTACTAGATGAGCCACTTGGTGCGTTGGATAAAAAGCTACGTCAACAAACGCAATTAGAGTTGGTTAACGTGATTGAGAAGGTGGGTGTGACTTGTATCATGGTGACTCATGATCAAGAAGAAGCGATGACCATGGCCTCACGTATTGCCATCATGTCTGAAGGTAGCTTGTTGCAAGTCGGTTCACCAAACGAAATTTATGAACATCCAAATTGCCGCTTTACTGCTGAATTTATCGGTGAAACGAATATTTTTGATGGCAAGCTACTTGTAGATGAGCCGGGTTACATCATCGTTGAGTCTACCGATCTAAACCGTGGTATTTATATTAACCATGGAGTCACAGGCCCAGCGGGGATGGAATTAGCGGTATCTATTCGCCCAGAACGAATTCATGTGACGAAACAAGAACCAAGTGCCCAGTACAACTGGGCGCAAGGTGAAGTGAAAGAAATCGCCTACTTAGGTAGTTACTCTATCTATCACGTGCGCTTAGCTTCTGGCCGAGTGATTCATGCCAATGTGCCAGCGTCTGTATGGCGTGATGAAACACCGCCAACATGGGGTGACAAAGTGTTCGTTTCTTGGAGTGAACAAGCTGGGGTGGTATTAACATCATGA
- a CDS encoding ABC transporter permease subunit, producing MNIMMNKLARFLPKGRAWVTAVPYTWMLLFFLIPFFFVLKISFAEVDISQPPYTDLVTRTEDLLQIHLNLGKYIAIFSDGWMGQYIVAYGTSLKMAFYTTVFTLLIGYPMAYHIARAKEATRNTLLMLVMLPFWTSFLLRVYAWIGILKDNGVLNNLLMSLHIINEPIEMLYTPFSIMVGMVYSYLPFMILPLYSHLVKLDGRLLEAAGDLGAKPWRTFLSITLPLSKGGIIAGSMMVFIPAVGEYVIPELLGGGDALMIGKKLMDDFGPNLDWPMASAVAVVMIMLLIIPIIWFHRFETREMKGNE from the coding sequence ATTAACATCATGATGAATAAACTCGCTCGTTTCCTGCCTAAAGGGCGGGCATGGGTGACGGCTGTGCCGTACACCTGGATGTTATTGTTCTTCCTGATTCCGTTTTTCTTTGTTTTGAAAATCAGCTTCGCGGAAGTCGATATTTCTCAACCTCCATACACTGACTTAGTTACCCGCACTGAAGATTTACTGCAAATCCACCTTAATCTGGGCAAATACATTGCTATTTTCTCAGACGGTTGGATGGGGCAGTACATTGTTGCTTATGGTACTTCCCTGAAAATGGCGTTTTACACCACGGTGTTTACGTTATTAATTGGTTACCCAATGGCGTATCACATCGCCAGAGCAAAAGAAGCCACCAGAAATACCTTGCTGATGTTGGTTATGTTGCCTTTCTGGACTTCCTTCCTACTGCGTGTTTACGCTTGGATTGGCATCCTGAAAGACAATGGTGTGCTCAATAATTTATTGATGTCACTGCATATCATCAATGAACCAATTGAAATGCTCTACACACCGTTCTCTATCATGGTGGGGATGGTTTATTCGTATCTTCCATTCATGATTTTGCCGCTCTATTCTCATTTAGTGAAACTAGATGGTCGTTTGCTGGAGGCTGCTGGTGATTTGGGTGCAAAACCTTGGCGAACTTTCTTATCTATCACGCTACCACTATCTAAAGGCGGCATCATCGCGGGTTCAATGATGGTATTTATCCCTGCCGTTGGTGAATACGTGATTCCAGAGTTGCTTGGTGGCGGTGATGCATTGATGATTGGTAAGAAGCTGATGGATGACTTTGGTCCAAACCTAGACTGGCCAATGGCATCAGCCGTAGCGGTCGTCATGATTATGCTACTGATTATCCCAATTATTTGGTTCCATCGTTTCGAAACACGTGAAATGAAAGGCAACGAATGA
- a CDS encoding ABC transporter permease subunit, producing MSNGKMSFGARSYLAIGFFFLYAPIVSLIVFSFNQSRLVTVWGGFSTHWYGELFNDDALKSAVALSFKIAFLSAIAAVLIGTIAGLVLARFGRFKGSSLFAGLITAPMVMPEVIVGLSMLLLFVALSSTMNCGIDVAEMTGIQSLACSAFGERGMTTIWIGHTTLCIAYVAILIQSRLREMDKSLEEAAMDLGCHPFKVFFVITIPVIAPALVSGFLLSFTLSLDDYVLTAFLSGPGSTTLPQWIFSSIKLGLTPKVNALATIVVAIVTIFVVLSNRMMLKAQKSREAAMQAAAAGGH from the coding sequence ATGAGTAACGGAAAAATGTCTTTCGGAGCCCGTTCTTATCTAGCAATTGGTTTCTTCTTTCTGTATGCACCAATTGTAAGTTTGATCGTGTTCTCTTTTAACCAGTCACGCCTAGTGACTGTTTGGGGCGGGTTTTCAACCCACTGGTATGGCGAACTGTTTAATGATGATGCATTAAAATCTGCTGTTGCATTATCTTTTAAAATCGCTTTCCTATCTGCGATTGCCGCCGTGTTGATTGGTACGATCGCGGGTTTGGTGCTTGCGAGGTTTGGGCGGTTTAAAGGCTCTTCACTATTTGCTGGTTTAATTACTGCACCAATGGTGATGCCAGAAGTGATCGTTGGTTTGTCTATGCTTCTGTTGTTTGTTGCGCTGTCATCCACAATGAATTGTGGAATAGACGTAGCAGAAATGACCGGCATTCAATCGCTTGCATGTAGTGCATTTGGTGAGCGAGGCATGACAACCATCTGGATTGGCCATACCACGCTGTGTATTGCCTATGTTGCCATCTTGATTCAATCAAGATTGCGAGAGATGGATAAATCACTGGAAGAAGCGGCAATGGACTTGGGCTGCCATCCATTTAAAGTGTTCTTTGTGATTACGATCCCAGTGATTGCACCTGCTTTAGTGTCTGGTTTCTTACTATCATTTACCTTATCGCTAGATGATTATGTATTAACCGCATTCTTGTCAGGGCCTGGTTCAACCACCTTGCCTCAGTGGATTTTCTCTTCGATCAAGCTTGGTTTAACACCAAAGGTGAACGCACTAGCAACGATTGTGGTAGCGATTGTGACAATCTTTGTTGTCCTTTCTAACCGCATGATGCTCAAAGCACAGAAGAGTAGAGAGGCTGCCATGCAAGCTGCAGCAGCCGGCGGACACTAA
- a CDS encoding aromatic ring-hydroxylating oxygenase subunit alpha encodes MSDLAHAAQLQAFGTQLPVYTYFDAEFYQQELTHLFANAPVYYGHHSMVPNPGDYYTLPWMDHGKMLVRKDETNVSLLSNVCRHRQAVMLKGRGNGPNIVCPVHRWTYDNAGELLGAPHFPQNPCMNLGKTDLQTWNGLLFDARRDVAKDLAQLGCKAELDLSDFHFNRVELTEYNFNWKTFIEVYLEDYHVDPFHPGLGQFVNCADLKWEFGENYSVQTVGPKNGLAKPGSSVYQKWSEQALAANGGEVPPYGAIWLTYYPNIMVEWYPHTLVVSTVLPRGADKCTVLTEFYYPEEIALFEPELIEAEQAAYFETAEEDDDICYRMHEGRKALYLRGDNEVGPYQSPTEDGMRHFHEWMRCKMGELIKD; translated from the coding sequence ATGTCCGACTTGGCGCATGCTGCGCAATTACAAGCATTTGGTACGCAGCTTCCCGTTTATACATACTTCGATGCTGAATTCTACCAACAAGAATTAACGCATTTATTTGCTAATGCACCGGTTTACTATGGACATCACTCCATGGTTCCAAACCCTGGTGACTATTACACATTGCCTTGGATGGATCACGGTAAAATGTTAGTCAGAAAAGATGAAACCAACGTTTCATTACTGTCTAACGTCTGCCGCCACAGACAAGCTGTAATGCTAAAAGGTCGTGGCAATGGCCCAAATATCGTTTGTCCTGTTCATCGTTGGACTTACGATAACGCAGGCGAACTGTTGGGCGCGCCACACTTCCCACAAAATCCTTGTATGAATTTAGGGAAGACCGATTTGCAAACATGGAATGGCTTATTGTTTGACGCCCGCCGTGATGTTGCAAAAGATTTAGCGCAATTAGGTTGTAAAGCTGAATTAGATTTATCTGATTTTCACTTTAATCGTGTTGAATTAACCGAATATAACTTCAATTGGAAAACCTTTATTGAAGTCTATTTGGAAGACTATCACGTTGATCCTTTCCATCCGGGTCTTGGCCAATTTGTAAATTGTGCAGACCTGAAATGGGAATTTGGTGAAAACTACAGTGTGCAGACCGTTGGTCCGAAAAATGGATTGGCTAAACCGGGTTCATCGGTGTATCAAAAATGGTCTGAGCAAGCACTAGCTGCAAATGGAGGTGAAGTACCTCCATATGGGGCAATTTGGTTAACGTATTACCCAAATATTATGGTCGAGTGGTATCCACATACATTGGTGGTGAGTACGGTTCTACCACGCGGTGCAGATAAATGTACGGTCTTGACCGAATTTTACTACCCGGAAGAAATTGCATTGTTCGAGCCAGAATTAATCGAAGCAGAACAAGCCGCCTATTTCGAAACCGCAGAAGAAGATGATGACATCTGCTACCGCATGCATGAAGGTCGTAAGGCACTATATTTGCGTGGGGACAATGAAGTAGGTCCGTACCAGTCTCCGACTGAGGATGGTATGCGTCACTTCCATGAGTGGATGCGCTGCAAAATGGGTGAGTTGATTAAAGACTAA
- a CDS encoding DMT family transporter produces the protein MNTDKEPSSALFKNGALWMLIAGFCFACMGALVKLGSEHFSTAELVFYRSFISLVIITVTMRLNGHSFKTHYLKNHLTRSISGTISLMLSFYAVAKLPLATATTLTYTSSIFLAILTFFVAKRRPSRHLFLSIGIGFLGVVVLLQPTIGNNHVGPFIIGLLSGFLAAIAYLNVKELGKLGEPSWRVVFYFTLTASFGAFLLMLTDKFHSVTGVGGLELIGIGASATIAQLALTKAYRQGQSLVVASLAYSTVVFSVIFSAILWNNSINWLSYLGILLIICSGVISVIASSGK, from the coding sequence TTGAACACAGATAAAGAACCATCAAGCGCACTTTTTAAAAATGGTGCACTGTGGATGTTGATCGCCGGTTTTTGTTTTGCATGCATGGGGGCACTGGTTAAATTAGGTAGTGAACATTTTTCTACTGCCGAGCTGGTTTTTTACCGCTCATTTATTAGCCTTGTGATTATTACAGTAACCATGCGCCTGAATGGGCACTCTTTTAAAACTCACTACTTAAAAAATCATCTGACAAGATCCATTTCAGGTACGATTTCACTGATGTTGTCATTTTATGCCGTGGCGAAATTACCATTAGCTACAGCGACTACGTTAACGTATACCTCATCCATTTTCTTGGCGATTCTTACTTTTTTCGTTGCAAAGCGCCGTCCCTCTCGTCATCTGTTTTTATCGATAGGTATCGGGTTTCTCGGCGTGGTTGTGCTTTTGCAGCCAACGATTGGTAACAACCATGTTGGCCCTTTTATCATTGGTTTGTTGTCTGGCTTTTTGGCTGCGATTGCCTACTTAAATGTGAAAGAGTTGGGCAAGCTCGGCGAACCTAGTTGGCGGGTGGTGTTTTACTTTACCCTGACGGCTAGTTTTGGTGCTTTTCTATTAATGCTAACTGACAAATTTCACTCAGTGACAGGCGTTGGGGGTCTTGAGTTAATTGGTATTGGTGCAAGCGCAACGATTGCTCAATTAGCGCTAACAAAAGCATATCGGCAAGGTCAGTCGTTAGTGGTCGCATCTCTTGCCTATAGTACCGTCGTTTTTTCTGTTATTTTTAGTGCGATTCTTTGGAATAATTCCATCAATTGGTTGTCTTACTTAGGAATTCTGCTGATTATTTGCAGTGGAGTGATTAGTGTTATTGCTTCATCAGGGAAATAA
- a CDS encoding STAS/SEC14 domain-containing protein, producing MLSIKQQDDILLVNVIGQFSLDDYKQFEDHVRYLVKQGANVSLLFDFRDMLGYSIDVAWEEIRFAREQIGHFQRVAIVSEGQWVSWLAWMQSLFMPHDFQMFEVYDDAILWLEGQES from the coding sequence ATGCTATCAATTAAACAACAAGACGATATTCTGTTAGTTAATGTGATTGGGCAGTTTAGCTTAGACGATTACAAACAATTTGAAGATCATGTAAGGTATTTGGTAAAGCAGGGCGCTAATGTCAGCTTGCTATTTGATTTTCGAGACATGCTAGGCTATAGCATTGATGTTGCTTGGGAAGAGATTCGCTTTGCAAGAGAACAAATCGGTCATTTCCAGAGAGTAGCGATTGTCAGTGAAGGGCAGTGGGTCTCCTGGCTTGCTTGGATGCAAAGTTTATTTATGCCTCATGATTTCCAGATGTTTGAGGTTTATGACGATGCGATATTGTGGCTAGAGGGACAAGAATCCTGA
- the tyrS gene encoding tyrosine--tRNA ligase, with the protein MSTDLQTALLEIKRGTDEVLPEAELIEKLKENRPLKIKLGMDPTAPDLHLGHTVVINKMRRFQELGHTAIFLIGDFTGMIGDPSGKNATRPPLSREQIQENAKTYSDQVFKILDPNKTEIRFNSTWSDALGAAGMIRLASKHTVARMLERDDFKKRFNNNQPIAIHEFLYPLMQGYDSVALESDVELGGTDQKFNLLVGRQLQQEYGQKPQCILTMPLLEGLDGVNKMSKSLGNYIGITEAPNEMFGKLMSISDDLMWRYFDLLSFRPLSDIATLKEEVANGRNPRDVKFELGKEIVSRFHGAAAGDAAIESFLNRFRDGALPDDIPEVNLQTTDGGIAIAHALKQAGLVNSTSEAFRQIEQGGVKVNSEKVADKSLVLKQGETLILQVGKRKFAKATLS; encoded by the coding sequence ATGTCCACCGATTTACAAACAGCATTACTAGAAATTAAACGTGGTACGGATGAAGTATTGCCTGAAGCGGAACTGATCGAAAAATTAAAAGAAAACCGTCCCCTAAAAATTAAACTAGGCATGGACCCTACTGCACCAGACTTGCACTTAGGCCATACTGTTGTAATTAATAAAATGCGCCGTTTTCAAGAGTTGGGGCATACCGCCATTTTCTTGATTGGTGATTTTACCGGCATGATTGGTGACCCAAGTGGCAAAAATGCAACTAGGCCACCATTGTCACGTGAGCAGATTCAAGAAAACGCAAAGACCTACTCTGATCAGGTTTTCAAAATTCTTGATCCAAACAAAACAGAGATTCGCTTTAACTCTACTTGGTCTGATGCTTTAGGTGCCGCAGGCATGATCCGTTTGGCCAGTAAGCACACTGTTGCTCGCATGCTAGAACGTGATGATTTTAAAAAGCGCTTTAATAATAACCAACCAATTGCAATTCATGAATTTCTATATCCACTCATGCAAGGCTATGATTCTGTTGCACTAGAATCAGATGTGGAACTAGGCGGTACCGATCAAAAGTTTAATTTATTAGTCGGTCGTCAATTGCAGCAGGAATATGGCCAAAAGCCGCAGTGCATATTAACCATGCCATTGCTAGAAGGTTTAGATGGCGTCAATAAAATGTCTAAGTCTCTTGGTAACTACATTGGTATCACTGAAGCGCCAAACGAAATGTTTGGTAAGCTGATGTCGATTTCTGATGATTTGATGTGGCGTTACTTTGATTTGCTATCTTTCCGTCCACTGAGCGACATCGCCACCTTAAAAGAGGAAGTAGCAAATGGACGCAACCCTCGGGATGTAAAGTTTGAACTAGGCAAAGAAATTGTTAGCCGCTTCCACGGTGCTGCAGCTGGTGATGCAGCGATTGAATCTTTCCTAAATCGCTTCCGTGATGGTGCGTTACCTGATGATATCCCAGAAGTAAACTTGCAAACCACCGATGGCGGCATTGCCATTGCTCATGCGTTAAAACAAGCGGGGCTAGTAAACAGCACTTCCGAAGCTTTCCGCCAAATTGAACAAGGTGGTGTGAAAGTAAATAGCGAGAAGGTAGCCGATAAGTCGCTAGTATTAAAACAAGGTGAGACATTGATCTTACAAGTTGGTAAACGTAAATTCGCGAAGGCTACGCTTAGCTAA
- a CDS encoding M23 family metallopeptidase — protein sequence MTKKTILTEKSGKKRIRWTIVLTSLPVLVGAGAFAIVQPSETTAPIEQRWVTNDVEMPVVANDETLVLNKEERIQSGDSLAAVLARMGISDPAALKFLREQGSLQGLQQIRAGKVLQATTDLDGSLIKLSFTDSDGKEVRVEQKGNSFQVIRGDLTLDYNVAMTAGTITNSLFGATDAAGLPDDIATELADMFGSEINFHKGLKKGDRFKVVYETFSYQGRVVKTGKLLAAEFVNGSKTYRAVSFTAPNGRTEFYTPEGENLRKAFLQSPMEFTRVTSGFAMRLHPVLGQWKQHKGVDYGAPTGTKVKVTADGVVSFAGVKNGYGNVVEVKHFGDYSTLYAHLSGFAPGLKVGTKVQQGDLIAFVGQTGWATGPHLHYEFKVAGEAKDPLSTVVPLAMPLDPKLKPLFTKQTGELMAKFDLMEHAWGKSLD from the coding sequence ATGACTAAAAAAACTATTTTAACTGAAAAATCCGGAAAAAAGCGTATTCGTTGGACGATTGTCTTAACGAGTTTGCCAGTTTTGGTAGGTGCAGGTGCATTTGCAATCGTTCAACCAAGCGAAACGACCGCTCCGATTGAGCAGCGTTGGGTGACCAATGATGTAGAAATGCCTGTGGTTGCTAATGATGAAACGCTGGTCTTAAATAAAGAAGAGCGAATTCAGTCTGGCGATAGCTTAGCTGCTGTTTTGGCAAGAATGGGTATTAGTGACCCTGCTGCTTTAAAGTTTTTGCGTGAACAAGGTAGTCTCCAGGGATTGCAACAGATTCGTGCTGGCAAAGTTCTACAAGCGACAACCGATCTTGACGGCTCTTTAATTAAGCTAAGCTTTACTGACTCGGACGGCAAAGAAGTTCGCGTAGAGCAAAAGGGAAATAGTTTTCAGGTTATTCGTGGCGACTTAACGCTTGATTACAATGTCGCGATGACTGCAGGCACCATTACGAATTCCTTGTTTGGTGCGACGGATGCCGCCGGTTTACCCGACGATATTGCCACTGAATTGGCCGATATGTTCGGCTCGGAAATTAACTTTCACAAAGGGCTGAAAAAAGGGGATCGTTTTAAAGTCGTTTATGAAACCTTCAGCTACCAAGGCCGAGTAGTGAAAACCGGAAAATTATTGGCTGCTGAATTTGTGAATGGCAGCAAAACTTACCGTGCAGTTAGTTTTACAGCGCCAAATGGGCGTACAGAATTCTACACCCCAGAAGGTGAAAATCTAAGAAAAGCATTCTTGCAATCTCCAATGGAGTTTACTCGCGTGACTTCTGGGTTCGCGATGAGACTACATCCTGTGCTTGGTCAGTGGAAACAGCATAAAGGGGTGGATTACGGCGCGCCAACAGGTACAAAAGTAAAAGTGACTGCCGATGGTGTGGTTTCTTTTGCAGGTGTTAAAAATGGCTATGGCAATGTGGTTGAAGTAAAGCACTTTGGTGATTACAGTACGCTTTATGCTCATTTGTCTGGTTTTGCTCCAGGTCTAAAAGTGGGTACAAAGGTTCAACAAGGGGATTTAATCGCTTTTGTTGGCCAGACAGGTTGGGCGACAGGGCCTCATTTGCACTATGAATTCAAAGTGGCAGGAGAAGCAAAAGACCCGCTTTCAACGGTTGTGCCTTTGGCAATGCCACTAGATCCAAAGCTTAAACCATTGTTTACTAAGCAAACAGGTGAGTTGATGGCCAAGTTTGATCTGATGGAACATGCTTGGGGTAAAAGTCTCGACTAA
- a CDS encoding anhydro-N-acetylmuramic acid kinase, protein MIDLSKKYVIGLMSGTSLDGVDAVLATFDPSPCIHGSAYIPFPAAIKERLFRLNSPAHDELHESNLIANELAVFYAEAVGLLLEKTGVNKSQVLAIGNHGQTIRHRPECGYTVQIGNHAKLAELTEIAVIGDFRARDIAAGGQGAPLVPAFHQQIFQDQEHAVAVFNIGGIANVTWLGRAGSTVYGFDSGPGNALLDYWCKQHLNKDYDESGNWARTGVVIPELLEEWLATDFFHLPPPKSTGRDLFNPTWLAGYDLSKYAPEDVQATLTKLTAVTIVDALERYAAIPEMLYLCGGGVRNNYLVELIAADLPNTVVKSTDEIGVPSDTLEAFAFAWLAWRFCHGLAGNLPEVTGADGPRVLGVLHPA, encoded by the coding sequence TTGATTGATTTATCCAAAAAGTATGTAATAGGCTTGATGTCTGGTACGAGCTTAGATGGTGTGGACGCTGTGTTGGCAACATTTGATCCATCCCCTTGTATTCATGGTTCTGCCTATATTCCTTTTCCTGCTGCAATCAAAGAACGGCTGTTTAGACTAAATAGCCCTGCTCATGATGAATTACACGAATCTAATCTGATCGCTAATGAACTCGCTGTATTTTATGCCGAAGCGGTAGGCTTATTGCTGGAGAAAACCGGCGTGAATAAATCGCAGGTGCTGGCGATTGGTAATCATGGCCAAACGATCCGCCATCGTCCTGAATGTGGCTATACCGTTCAGATTGGAAATCATGCAAAACTAGCAGAACTCACTGAAATTGCTGTGATTGGTGATTTTCGTGCAAGAGATATTGCCGCTGGTGGGCAAGGTGCGCCATTGGTACCCGCATTTCATCAGCAAATCTTTCAAGATCAAGAGCATGCTGTTGCTGTATTTAATATTGGTGGGATCGCCAATGTTACTTGGCTGGGACGTGCCGGATCTACTGTTTATGGTTTTGATAGCGGCCCAGGAAATGCGCTACTCGATTATTGGTGCAAGCAGCATTTAAATAAAGATTATGATGAGTCAGGCAACTGGGCCAGAACGGGTGTGGTGATTCCTGAATTATTAGAAGAGTGGTTAGCGACAGACTTTTTTCATCTGCCCCCACCTAAAAGCACTGGACGAGACTTGTTCAATCCTACTTGGTTGGCTGGATATGACTTGTCAAAATATGCACCAGAAGATGTACAAGCAACATTAACCAAACTAACTGCTGTGACGATTGTGGATGCGTTAGAGCGCTATGCCGCGATCCCAGAGATGCTATATCTTTGTGGTGGTGGTGTCAGAAATAACTATTTGGTGGAATTAATCGCAGCAGATTTGCCCAATACGGTAGTGAAGTCTACGGATGAGATTGGAGTGCCATCTGATACATTAGAGGCTTTTGCATTCGCTTGGTTGGCATGGCGGTTTTGTCATGGTTTAGCGGGAAATCTGCCAGAGGTAACAGGGGCAGACGGGCCAAGAGTCTTGGGTGTGCTCCACCCCGCTTAA
- the erpA gene encoding iron-sulfur cluster insertion protein ErpA — protein MSEMAEVAEFLNFTDNASNKVRELIDEEGNPDLKLRVFVTGGGCSGFQYGFTFDEVVNEDDTEVVKNGVTLLIDPMSYQYLVGAEIDYTDGIEGSQFVIKNPNATSTCGCGSSFSV, from the coding sequence ATGAGCGAAATGGCTGAAGTAGCAGAATTTTTAAATTTTACTGACAATGCTTCCAATAAAGTACGTGAACTGATTGATGAAGAAGGCAATCCTGACTTGAAACTTCGCGTTTTCGTGACAGGTGGTGGTTGTTCTGGCTTCCAATACGGTTTCACTTTTGACGAAGTAGTCAATGAAGATGACACAGAAGTGGTAAAGAATGGCGTGACGTTATTAATTGACCCAATGAGCTATCAATACTTAGTCGGCGCAGAAATCGACTACACCGATGGCATCGAAGGCTCTCAATTTGTAATTAAGAATCCAAATGCTACCTCAACTTGTGGCTGCGGTTCTTCATTCTCTGTATAA